In one window of Arachis ipaensis cultivar K30076 chromosome B06, Araip1.1, whole genome shotgun sequence DNA:
- the LOC107647662 gene encoding uncharacterized protein LOC107647662: MERDDSFVALVHCSGKIQKSKRHGVKFTDREPLNIFIRSSIILAEIKLSILRKFGTCRTKWVKKLFYKIQIAVVSTGVRYETFMIGSDEDLQVLFHCRRSFPEVRVPELLAKLEDGVDSSGASAPNPQSTTVGGASTSMPVIAAAVPIPEPEHAGAVHAYVAPVVPDFEFDAGPDRVENALCDNDSDEEPVNIGGDSDDDIPRAIGQHQNVDATFDGQGMHDGTPMTEFQIGQSFQSKEEVVLSVKDYSIRRGVEYKVMESDNLKYQGRCKEFDNGCTWLIRIVVRKRKSTWEVRRYNGPHTCMATSTSISSDHK, translated from the exons ATGGAGAGGGATGATAGTTTTGTGGCTCTGGTTCACTGCTCTGGAAAAATTCAAAAGAGCAAAAGGCATGGTGTGAAATTCACAGATAGAGAACCGCTTAATATTTTTATCAGATCGTCGATTATATTGGCAGAGATTAAGCTAAGCATATTACGGAAGTTCGGTACCTGTAGGACGAAGtgggtaaaaaaattattttacaagaTTCAAATAGCCGTTGTTTCAACTGGTGTGAGATATGAGACCTTCATGATAGGGTCGGATGAAGACCTGCAGGTCTTGTTTCACTGCAGGCGTAGTTTTCCGGAGGTGAGGGTACCTGAGCTGCTTGCGAAGTTGGAAGATGGTGTGGATAGCTCTGGGGCATCGGCACCGAATCCTCAGTCGACCACAGTCGGTGGTGCCTCGACATCGATGCCTGTGATAGCAGCGGCAGTTCCGATTCCTGAGCCCGAACATGCTGGGGCTGTTCATGCATATGTGGCTCCTGTTGTGCCTGATTTTGAATTTGATGCCGGTCCAGATCGAGTTGAGAATGCACTGTGTGACAATGATTCGGATGAGGAGCCGGTCAATATTGGTGGGGACAGTGATGATGATATTCCAAGAG CCATCGGCCAACACCAGAATGTAGATGCAACATTCGATGGGCAGGGGATGCATGATGGGACACCTATGACTGAATTTCAGATTGGCCAATCGTTCCAGAGTAAGGAGGAAGTTGTGCTGAGCGTAAAAGATTACAGTATTCGGCGTGGAGTTGAGTACAAGGTTATGGAGTCAGACAATCTGAAATACCAAGGGAGATGCAAGGAGTTTGATAACGGGTGCACGTGGTTGATTCGGATAGTCGTGCGGAAAAGGAAGAGCACATGGGAAGTTAGGAGGTACAACGGACCACACACGTGTATGGCCACATCCACATCCATATCGAGCGATCACAAGTAG